Proteins from a genomic interval of Homo sapiens chromosome 6 genomic scaffold, GRCh38.p14 alternate locus group ALT_REF_LOCI_2 HSCHR6_MHC_COX_CTG1:
- the CCHCR1 gene encoding coiled-coil alpha-helical rod protein 1 isoform X3 produces MFPPSGSTGLIPPSHFQARPLSTLPRMAPTWLSDIPLVQPPGHQDVSERRLDTQRPQVTMWERDVSSDRQEPGRRGRSWGLEGSQALSQQAEVIVRQLQELRWLEEEVWLLRETSLQQKMRLEAQAMELEALARAEKAGRAEAEGLRAALAGAEVVRKNLEEGRQRELEEVQRLHQEQLSSLTQAHEEALSSLTSKAEGLEKSLSSLETRRAGEAKELAEAQREAELLRKQLSKTQEDLEAQVTLVENLRKYVGEQVPSEVHSQTWELERQKLLETMQHLQEDRDSLHATAELLQVRVQSLTHILALQEEELTRKVQPSDSLEPEFTRKCQSLLNRWREKVFALMVQLKAQELEHSDSVKQLKGQVASLQEKVTSQSQEQAILQRSLQDKAAEVEVERMGAKGLQLELSRAQEARRWWQQQTASAEEQLRLVVNAVSSSQIWLETTMAKVEGAAAQLPSLNNRLSYAVRKVHTIRGLIARKLALAQLRQESCPLPPPVTDVSLELQQLREERNRLDAELQLSARLIQQEGRQSGSS; encoded by the exons ATGTTTCCACCTTCAG GTTCCACTGGGCTGATTCCCCCCTCCCACTTTCAAGCTCGGCCCCTTTCAACTCTGCCAAGAATGGCTCCCACCTGGCTCTCAGACATTCCCCTGGTCCAACCCCCAGGCCATCAAGATGTCTCAGAGAGGCGGCTAGACACCCAGAGACCTCAAGTGACCATGTGGGAACGGGATGTTTCCAGTGACAGGCAGGAGCCAGGGCGGAGAGGCAG GTCCTGGGGGCTGGAGGGGTCACAGGCCCTGAGCCAGCAGGCTGAGGTGATCGTTCGGCAGCTGCAAGAGCTGCGGTGGCTGGAGGAGGAGGTCTGGCTCCTGCGGGAGACCTCGCTGCAGCAGAAGATGAGGCTAGAGGCCCAGGCCATGGAGCTAGAGGCTCTGGCACGGGCGGAGAAGGCCGGCCGAGCTGAGGCTGAGGGCCTGCGTGCTGCTTTGGCTGGGGCTGAGGTTGTCCGGAAGAACTTGGAAGAGGGGAGGCAGCGGGAGCTGGAAGAGGTTCAGAGGCTGCACCAAGAGCAG CTGTCCTCTTTGACACAGGCTCACGAGGAGGCTCTTTCCAGTTTGACCAGCAAGGCTGAGGGCTTGGAGAAGTCTCTGAGTAGTCTGGAAACCAGAAGAGCAGGGGAAGCCAAGGAGCTGGCCGAGGCTCAGAGGGAGGCCGAGCTGCTTCGGAAGCAGCTGAG CAAGACCCAGGAAGACTTGGAGGCTCAGGTGACCCTGGTTGAGAATCTAAGAAAATATGTTGGGGAACAAGTCCCTTCTGAGGTCCACAGCCAGACATGGGAACTGGAGCGACAGAAGCTTCTGGAAACCATGCAG CACTTGCAGGAGGACCGGGACAGCCTGCATGCCACCGCGGAGCTGCTGCAGGTGCGGGTGCAGAGCCTCACACACATCCTCGCCCTGCAGGAGGAGGAGCTGACCAGGAAG GTTCAACCTTCAGATTCCCTGGAGCCTGAGTTTACCAGGAAGTGCCAGTCCCTGCTGAACCGCTGGCGGGAGAAGGTGTTTGCCCTCATGGTGCAGCTAAAGGCCCAGGAGCTGGAACACAGTGACTCTGTTAAGCAGCTGAAGGGACAG gtGGCCTCACTCCAGGAAAAAGTGACATCCCAGAGCCAGGAGCAGGCCATCCTGCAGCGATCCCTGCAGGACAAAGCCgcagaggtggaggtggagcGTATGGGTGCCAAG GGCCTGCAGTTGGAGCTGAGCCGTGCTCAGGAGGCCAGGCGTTGGTGGCAGCAGCAGACAGCCTCAGCCGAGGAGCAGTTGAGGCTTGTGGTCAATGCTGTCAGCAG CTCTCAGATCTGGCTCGAGACCACCATGGCTAAGGTGGAAGGGGCTGCCGCCCAGCTTCCCAGCCTCAACAACCGACTCAGCTATGCTGTCCGCAAGGTCCACACCATTCGGG GCCTGATTGCTCGAAAGCTTGCCCTTGCTCAGCTGCGCCAGGAGAG CTGTCCCCTACCACCACCGGTCACAGATGTGAGCCTTGAGTTGCAGCAGCTGCGGGAAGAACGGAACCGCCTGGATGCAGAACTGCAGCTGAGTGCCCGCCTCATCCAGCAGGAG GGGAGGCAGAGCGGCAGCAGCTGA